One part of the Desulfonema ishimotonii genome encodes these proteins:
- a CDS encoding L-2-amino-thiazoline-4-carboxylic acid hydrolase, which translates to MDKEKRISMIRQRAIEAGMAAELIREYAVELGHEKAVGIAARAVRRMAREAGAQAAVKLGGNSLADFARVVREFWSQENALAIDFREETPERLAFNVTRCRYAEQYEEMGVRELGFCLSCNRDAAFAQGFNPAMTMRRTQTIMEGAPFCDFRFALAERW; encoded by the coding sequence ATGGACAAGGAAAAACGCATCAGCATGATTCGGCAGCGGGCCATAGAGGCCGGTATGGCGGCGGAACTGATCCGGGAATATGCGGTCGAACTGGGGCACGAAAAGGCTGTTGGGATTGCGGCCCGGGCGGTGCGCCGGATGGCGCGGGAGGCCGGGGCGCAGGCTGCCGTGAAACTGGGGGGCAACAGCCTGGCCGACTTCGCCCGCGTGGTCCGGGAGTTCTGGTCTCAGGAAAATGCCCTGGCGATCGACTTCCGGGAGGAGACGCCGGAACGGCTCGCCTTTAATGTCACCCGCTGTCGGTATGCCGAGCAGTATGAGGAGATGGGGGTGCGGGAGCTGGGCTTTTGCCTTTCCTGCAACCGGGATGCGGCCTTTGCACAGGGCTTTAACCCGGCCATGACCATGAGGCGGACCCAGACGATCATGGAAGGCGCGCCTTTTTGTGATTTTCGCTTCGCCCTTGCGGAGCGCTGGTAA
- a CDS encoding cytochrome ubiquinol oxidase subunit I, producing MNSSWLLHYPVWESGVLGGGFWIAFMATIHVYIAHFAVGGGLFLVLTEMKGYRENSQPILDYTRKHTKFFLLLTAVFGSVTGVGIWFVISVLSPAATSALIHYFVFGWATEWVFFLGEIVTLFVYFYTFGRMDRKNHLRVGWLYFIFGWLSLFVINGIIAWMLTPGDWLSTRNFWDGFFNPSFWPSTAFRTAISLMLAGLFGYITSLRIEAAEVRERLLQYCTKWLLIPLGMVLVSGVWYVLALPEPQQNMILNRSPETLRFLKVFAGVTPLIFVIGLLMARRMPLGTKKVLAGLLVIIGLAYMGAFEWVREAGRRPYIIHGHTWSNSVNAADLNAIRQAGVLKSARWAKYREITPENRMSAGHELFKFLCSSCHSVGGPMNDILPLTDKYTVFGMEAMLDGMGKINTYMPPFMGTTQERDTLAAYIAEALHHRKETPPTAADINPIPVEVPPFDPQKDEYVLLAWTGKGMHCISDSDRYFSFSPPGSDIYAQLIRRGESPEKVEEAQITYRLNPGFEQPAEFADFWKHARSLIGKAIPENTGLTGNTTAGRMVFDAESEAYVAEGVPVVPYTDGGQFMPYPLVTVEASDTDGNLLASAKITAPVSTEMGCKLCHGGEWRVNGQAGLGDNTARDILAVHDRMNRTDLAKRAEKGKPVMCQSCHGADDETHLSLSAAIHGFHANYLTGRGAESCAACHPGLPSGVTNAFRGIHREAGLDCTSCHGTMEDHSLSLLVAEKQAGKQSADVLMKHLRPVAVDTVDAVLPRKPWVSAPDCLGCHVDFQQPDVFEIFNRWTASEADLYRNRSGEAGVKCMACHGSTHAIWPATNPFGNDRDNIPPMQYQKNPYPMGANRNCKVCHTVDMAEEIHHPNSLAMFRNLR from the coding sequence ATGAATTCAAGCTGGTTATTACATTATCCGGTCTGGGAGTCCGGCGTCCTGGGAGGCGGTTTCTGGATCGCCTTTATGGCCACCATCCACGTCTATATCGCCCATTTCGCCGTCGGCGGCGGGCTGTTCCTGGTGCTGACAGAGATGAAAGGCTACCGGGAAAACTCACAGCCGATCCTGGACTACACCCGGAAGCACACCAAATTTTTCCTCCTGCTGACAGCCGTATTCGGCTCCGTCACCGGCGTCGGCATCTGGTTCGTCATCTCCGTGCTGAGTCCTGCGGCCACCTCAGCGCTGATCCATTATTTCGTATTCGGATGGGCCACGGAATGGGTCTTCTTTCTGGGGGAAATCGTCACCCTCTTCGTCTATTTTTACACCTTCGGCAGGATGGACAGGAAAAACCATCTGCGGGTGGGGTGGCTCTATTTCATCTTCGGCTGGCTCTCCCTGTTCGTCATCAACGGCATTATCGCATGGATGCTGACACCGGGCGACTGGCTCAGCACCCGGAATTTCTGGGATGGTTTTTTCAACCCCTCCTTCTGGCCCTCAACGGCCTTCCGCACCGCCATTTCCCTCATGCTGGCCGGACTGTTCGGGTACATCACCTCGCTGCGGATCGAAGCGGCGGAAGTCCGGGAACGCCTGCTGCAATACTGCACCAAATGGCTGCTTATTCCGCTGGGCATGGTGCTGGTATCGGGCGTCTGGTATGTCCTGGCCCTGCCGGAACCTCAGCAGAACATGATCCTGAACCGGTCGCCGGAAACCCTCCGCTTTCTCAAGGTTTTTGCGGGCGTCACGCCGCTCATTTTTGTCATCGGCCTGCTCATGGCCCGGCGGATGCCCCTCGGCACCAAAAAGGTGCTGGCCGGTCTGCTGGTCATCATCGGCCTTGCGTACATGGGGGCCTTTGAATGGGTCCGTGAGGCCGGACGGCGGCCCTATATCATCCACGGGCATACCTGGTCCAATTCCGTAAACGCCGCAGATCTGAACGCCATCCGGCAGGCCGGTGTGCTGAAAAGTGCGCGGTGGGCCAAGTACCGGGAGATCACCCCGGAAAACCGCATGTCCGCAGGCCATGAGCTGTTCAAATTCCTGTGCAGTTCCTGTCACTCGGTGGGCGGCCCCATGAACGATATTCTGCCGCTGACGGATAAATATACGGTTTTCGGCATGGAAGCCATGCTGGACGGCATGGGAAAAATCAACACCTACATGCCGCCCTTCATGGGCACAACACAGGAGCGCGACACCCTGGCGGCCTACATTGCAGAGGCGCTGCACCACCGGAAGGAAACGCCGCCGACTGCCGCAGATATCAACCCCATACCGGTTGAAGTGCCGCCCTTTGATCCCCAAAAAGACGAATATGTCCTCCTGGCATGGACCGGCAAGGGGATGCACTGCATCTCGGACAGCGACCGGTATTTCAGCTTTTCGCCCCCCGGCAGCGATATTTACGCCCAGCTCATCCGCCGGGGCGAATCCCCGGAAAAGGTCGAAGAGGCTCAGATCACCTACCGGCTCAATCCGGGCTTTGAGCAGCCCGCCGAATTTGCTGATTTCTGGAAACACGCCCGGTCGCTGATCGGAAAGGCGATTCCCGAGAATACCGGTCTCACCGGCAATACCACTGCGGGCAGGATGGTCTTTGACGCGGAATCGGAGGCCTATGTGGCGGAAGGCGTGCCGGTGGTGCCGTACACGGACGGCGGTCAGTTCATGCCCTATCCGCTGGTCACGGTCGAGGCCAGTGACACGGACGGCAACCTGCTGGCGTCAGCCAAAATCACGGCCCCGGTGTCAACGGAAATGGGCTGCAAGCTTTGTCACGGCGGGGAGTGGCGCGTGAACGGACAGGCCGGGCTGGGGGACAACACCGCCCGGGATATTCTGGCGGTTCACGATCGGATGAACCGCACCGATCTGGCAAAGCGGGCTGAAAAGGGGAAACCGGTGATGTGCCAGAGCTGCCACGGGGCCGATGATGAAACGCATCTCAGCCTCTCGGCCGCTATTCACGGGTTTCATGCCAATTACCTGACGGGCCGGGGGGCCGAATCCTGCGCGGCCTGTCACCCCGGTCTGCCAAGCGGTGTGACCAACGCCTTCCGGGGCATTCACCGCGAGGCCGGGCTGGACTGCACCAGCTGCCACGGCACCATGGAAGATCACTCGCTGAGCCTTCTGGTTGCGGAAAAACAGGCCGGAAAGCAGAGCGCGGATGTGCTGATGAAACACCTGCGGCCCGTGGCGGTGGATACCGTGGACGCGGTTCTGCCGAGAAAGCCGTGGGTCAGTGCGCCGGACTGCCTCGGCTGTCATGTGGATTTCCAGCAGCCCGATGTGTTTGAGATATTCAACCGGTGGACCGCGTCCGAAGCGGATCTGTACCGGAACCGGTCCGGCGAGGCCGGGGTGAAGTGCATGGCCTGCCACGGCAGCACCCATGCGATCTGGCCAGCCACCAACCCCTTCGGCAATGACCGGGACAACATTCCACCCATGCAGTACCAGAAGAATCCCTATCCCATGGGCGCGAACAGAAACTGCAAGGTCTGCCACACCGTGGATATGGCGGAGGAGATACACCACCCCAATTCCCTGGCCATGTTCAGAAATCTCCGCTGA
- the proC gene encoding pyrroline-5-carboxylate reductase has translation MDHILEGKQIAFIGAGNMAEAIIKGLLDSGTVAPDQVAASDVVPARRELMADIYGIRLTDENTAMVKDADIVMLAVKPQVVSAVMTEIGPHMGAEKLLISIVAGLPVRTMTAALKPGTRIIRTIPNTPVFVGEGMVVLGSGDTARAEDYAVAEAIFGPVARTLTVEEKLMDAVLGISGSGPAYVFMMIEALADGGVRMGLTRDVAMTLASQTLLGSAKMCLETGTHPGQLKDMVTSPGGTTAAALFALENGKIRATLMAAVEAAARKSEELGKLA, from the coding sequence ATGGATCATATTCTGGAAGGAAAACAGATCGCTTTTATCGGTGCGGGCAACATGGCCGAGGCCATTATCAAAGGGCTTCTGGACAGCGGCACCGTGGCCCCCGACCAGGTTGCGGCCTCGGACGTGGTCCCGGCCCGGCGCGAGCTTATGGCAGATATCTACGGCATCCGCCTCACAGATGAAAACACGGCAATGGTGAAAGACGCGGATATCGTGATGCTGGCGGTCAAGCCCCAGGTGGTTTCGGCGGTGATGACCGAAATCGGGCCACACATGGGCGCGGAAAAGCTTCTGATTTCCATTGTGGCGGGCCTGCCGGTCCGCACCATGACAGCCGCATTAAAGCCCGGAACCCGGATTATCCGCACCATCCCCAACACGCCGGTTTTTGTGGGGGAGGGGATGGTGGTCCTGGGGTCCGGGGATACGGCCCGCGCTGAAGATTACGCGGTGGCCGAGGCGATTTTCGGTCCGGTGGCCCGGACCCTTACGGTTGAGGAAAAGCTGATGGATGCGGTACTGGGCATCTCCGGTTCCGGCCCGGCCTATGTCTTTATGATGATCGAGGCCCTGGCCGACGGCGGCGTCCGAATGGGCCTGACCCGCGATGTCGCCATGACCCTGGCGTCCCAGACCCTTCTGGGATCGGCCAAAATGTGTCTGGAAACCGGAACACATCCGGGGCAGCTCAAGGATATGGTGACTTCGCCGGGCGGCACCACTGCCGCCGCGCTTTTTGCCCTGGAAAACGGGAAAATCCGCGCCACCCTCATGGCAGCGGTCGAGGCGGCCGCACGGAAATCCGAAGAATTGGGAAAGCTGGCGTAA